GCGCGGGCAGCAGGCAAAAGCGGCACCATCCGTTCCTTGCGCCCCTTCCCCATAATCCGCAGACTATCGCCCAAAGGCAGATCGGCCCCGGTCAGCGACAGCGCCTCGGAGATCCGCAGACCACAGCCATAGAGCAGGGTCAGCACGGCAACATCGCGCGCGGCCACCCACGGGTCCTGCGCCTGAAGATCCACCTGCGCGATCATCGCGACCGCCGCATCCTCGGCCAAGGGGCGCGGCAATTTGCGCTGGAACCGTGGCGGACGCACCGAAAGCGGTGCCGTCGCATCGAACCCCTCGCGATCGGACAGCCAGCGGACAAAGCTTTTGACCGAAGACAGCGCCCGCGCCAGCGAGCGTGCCGACAGCCCCCGCCCCCGCTCATGCGCCATCCATGCGCGCATATCGGCCGTGCTCAGCCGTGCAAGACGTGCCACCCCGAGCGACTCGCCCTGATGGACATGCAGAAAGGTCAAAAACCCCCGCAGATCACTGCCATACGCGAGAATCGTCTGCTCTGATGCGCCCTCAAGCCCGCGCAAATGCGCAAGCCAGCGCTGCATCGCATCCCGCAGGGCGTCCGACATTCCAAGCATTTCCTACCCCAGAAACCGTTGCATCATACGT
The sequence above is drawn from the Thioclava sp. GXIMD4216 genome and encodes:
- a CDS encoding tyrosine recombinase XerC; the protein is MLGMSDALRDAMQRWLAHLRGLEGASEQTILAYGSDLRGFLTFLHVHQGESLGVARLARLSTADMRAWMAHERGRGLSARSLARALSSVKSFVRWLSDREGFDATAPLSVRPPRFQRKLPRPLAEDAAVAMIAQVDLQAQDPWVAARDVAVLTLLYGCGLRISEALSLTGADLPLGDSLRIMGKGRKERMVPLLPAARAAVESYLRLCPYPVAADLPLFRGKRGGALNGRLIAKAMEQARMALGLPATATPHAMRHSFATHLLSAGGDLRAIQELLGHASLATTQVYTAVDQARLMEVYRAAHPRR